In Vanessa cardui chromosome 6, ilVanCard2.1, whole genome shotgun sequence, the following proteins share a genomic window:
- the LOC124530247 gene encoding uncharacterized protein LOC124530247 isoform X1: MLRNNLLLAFTVSLVIFTLVAENEVQAAPEPCTDLLEVMFKPEKMKKPKENKNDSDKDKRKKEKLKQYKKLLEMISQWETKKESEEVVTEKSKGVIEDMMTSYFNFLSYLMKL, translated from the exons ATGTTGAGGAACAACTTATTATTGGCGTTCACTGTTAGTTTGGTG attttcACCTTGGTAGCAGAGAACGAAG taCAAGCTGCACCAGAGCCATGCACAGACTTGTTGGAAGTAATGTTCAAACCAGAGAAAATGAAGAAaccaaaagaaaacaaaaacgaCAGTGATAAAGATAAACgtaagaaagaaaaattaaaacaatacaaaaaat tgTTGGAAATGATAT CGCAATGGGAAACGAAGAAGGAATCAGAAGAAGTCGTAACAGAGAAGTCTAAAGGAGTAATTGAAGATATGATGACCAGCTATTTCAACTTCCTGtcatatttaatgaaactttgA
- the LOC124530247 gene encoding uncharacterized protein LOC124530247 isoform X2 — protein MLRNNLLLAFTVSLVIFTLVAENEVQAAPEPCTDLLEVMFKPEKMKKPKENKNDSDKDKRKKEKLKQYKKLLEMILKKK, from the exons ATGTTGAGGAACAACTTATTATTGGCGTTCACTGTTAGTTTGGTG attttcACCTTGGTAGCAGAGAACGAAG taCAAGCTGCACCAGAGCCATGCACAGACTTGTTGGAAGTAATGTTCAAACCAGAGAAAATGAAGAAaccaaaagaaaacaaaaacgaCAGTGATAAAGATAAACgtaagaaagaaaaattaaaacaatacaaaaaat tgTTGGAAATGATAT tgaAAAAGAAGTAA